From one Geoalkalibacter halelectricus genomic stretch:
- a CDS encoding HMA2 domain-containing protein: protein MTIHSIPGRLRLRHMTLRNSEVREQLRRHAGRLSGIQELDINPRTASLLVRYDPQVLDSATLHATLEQLVPGAARPASSAGHTHSLSRQLSRDERKKLAYAMLTSLGTSLLALLVHGKKAHVIAGCVFLAGLGLHLSDKKKFLCS from the coding sequence ATGACCATCCATTCCATCCCGGGTCGTTTACGCCTGCGCCATATGACCCTGCGCAACTCAGAGGTGCGGGAGCAGTTGCGCCGACACGCCGGCCGCCTTTCCGGCATTCAAGAACTGGACATCAACCCCCGCACGGCGAGCCTTCTGGTACGCTACGATCCGCAAGTGCTCGATTCAGCGACCCTGCATGCCACACTTGAGCAACTGGTGCCCGGCGCCGCTCGACCGGCCTCATCCGCCGGCCATACCCACAGCCTCTCTCGGCAACTTTCGCGTGACGAGCGCAAAAAACTCGCCTATGCCATGCTCACATCCCTGGGAACCAGCCTGCTGGCCCTGCTGGTTCACGGCAAGAAGGCCCATGTCATTGCCGGATGTGTGTTTCTTGCCGGGCTTGGCCTCCATCTGAGCGACAAGAAAAAATTTCTGTGCTCCTGA